The following is a genomic window from Nymphaea colorata isolate Beijing-Zhang1983 chromosome 3, ASM883128v2, whole genome shotgun sequence.
GCATTGCCGTTGGCCGGAGGCCCTGTCTCCGTCAAGAAACTCGGCCTCTCACCCATCAACCAGAAAGCTCGGGACATCGACTTCCCTGCCTTCGCCAAGACCCACCTTTCTCCGCCACCTCTCAATCCTCCAGCCACTCCCCAAGTCGTTCCCGGAGTTCCGGCTACGAATAGCACGAGGCCCGGCCTCGAATTCGTCAACCGCCTCTGCCAGCTTCTGGtccgggaggaggaggagcacgaCGTTGGCGGTGGCTTCCGGtgggtggaggaggagaagtgGCACGTCTTCTCGCGGGTCGCCAGTCAGACCGCCCGCCGGAAGATCTCTATTTCATGTAAATTGGCCGACGGCGGACCCCCGGGGAGCTCCTCCCTTCCGGCTAAAAGGCCCCCCAGGAACCTGCAGCTCAGAGGTAGGCGGAAGTCCGCACGGTCGAGGAGGCAGAGGGAGCTTAACAACTTGTCGAGCGACTCCGGGTGGTTCAGCAGCGAGGAGGACGAGACGGAGACGCTCTTCTCTTCCAGAAGCCTGTCGTCCGACTCGCCGGAGTTTTTCCAGGACCACGTAACCGAGAGGGTTGAGGTGTGTCCGGCCACCTGGAGGAAGAAGCAGGCGTGGGGAGTTCGCCGGAAGCTCTTGCCGTGCAGGGTCGAGGGGAAGGTCGGCGAGAGCTTCCCGGTGGTGAAGCGGTCGACGGACCCGTACAAAGACTTCAAGATGTCGATGATAGAGATGATCACGGAGAAGCAGATGTGCGACGCCGCCGATTTGGAGCAGCTCCTGTATTGCTTCCTCTCGCTCAACGCTCCCCAACACCACGGCGTCATCGTCCGGGTCTTCTCCGACATCTGGAACGCCCTCCTCGGCGATCCCCCTGCCGATGCCGTAAGCCGCTAGCGGTTTTCTTCACTGTAATTTACGAAATTATACATAAGTGTTGTACGTAGTGTGTACAATCTTGTTGATGTGATGTTCATGCTCCCTCTGCCAGCGTTTGAAAAGAGAAATCCAATGAGGTCAATTAGCTAGGAACCAAACAAATTCTCTTGCTTTTACTTAAATTGAATCAATTTTGATCCATTCGCTAAAAGCACGATTTATTTAAACTAGAAACCGGATCGTTGAAATTTCTTGATTCTTTTTACTTATAAATGGTAGAagcttgagaaaaagaaaaatctctaATCTAGAATATGTTCATTTGCAATGTATTGACCATAAAGTTTGGATTTGTAAGTTGCCATCTTGGCAGAAATCCAAAGAACCGGACTCTTACAGAGAAATGCAGCTCGTTCGTCATGTAAACTTCTTCCAACATTAGAAAAGCATTTTAGTTAAGGTGATATTGAAACATCTGCATGACAGTCATACCGCTTATATAAAGCATATGTATCTTTCTACCCAGATCGGTTTTTTCTGTGTAATAAATGAACCTTGTTGCTGTCCCTTAGTCAGTGGTTTGGAATGGGCCCTTAACAGGATGAAAGATTTCGGGGACCCACTAAACCAACAAGAACAAACACTTTGTTGGTCCAAGATCGACAGTATTATTGGGCCGTCAACGATGATGGCAGCATGTTCACCCGCTCTAAAGAGTAAGTATATCTTTTgaaagtttcttttcttctgtcaGACGTATCATTCCAAATGCGCATGAACTGTTCAATCCAGCGGCAAGATCGAACTGCCATTAATATCccgaagaaagaaaagatcaCCAAGCCGATAGATTGAACCATCTCAGCCATCTCCCATCTGCCCACGATTGATCTCTGTTGGATCTTTTTCCCCTTTCGTGAGCAGACAACaaaaagatctttttcttttttgtcacgTCAGGGCTTGGTTGCGCTCATTGATCATCCACCATAATTCGAGGCCTTTGATTTTATATCACGCGAATTACGTTCGATGGAAAGTGtcggaaaagaaaagcaagcagGATGGACGGGTTAAAATGGTGGGCTGCTCATGGAATAGTGTGCAGTATACTCGGTCTGACACCAATAATTGTTTAGCCTTTCAACACCAGCAAACAGGGGCTAAAGGACGAAGAATGGAGGTGGTTGGTCTGGTTGGAGGTCCGTGCGACCTGCTTCCTTCTATATGATTCTTCGGCAGACTGTCATGCCTAATTTATGGCCCGTGTTCAGAACCGGGAAGACATGGCTTGGATCTTAATCTAggaggagaaaacaaaatttcaaactccGTATGAACGACAAGCGAAATTTCTGACATTGGTGAGCATATGTGACGAACTTGATTATGACAACTATAATGGCGACTGAAAATATAGGTCATTTTCAAACGTCTTTGGCGAATCTAACGTTATGGTTCTTTTTTTATCGGCAGGCAAATACATGCAGTCGGCTTACTAGTAAACTCGCTTGAACTAAGTTCTTTAATCAAAAGTGGTAAACTTCAAAGTATTAGCATGGATAAAAATCCCAAACCGTCTAGGAAACCTATTACACATGATAGGTGGTAAACGGTTCAAGCttcattttttacaaaacaCTTTATATATAAAGCGCGCGTCTTGTTAAAAAGGCGTATCTGAAGTATATAAATAGACCCTAAGATTCTTCTAGCCAGTTGCCTCAATCTTTATATTTACATGGTTCTCGATCGGCTCAAGTTTCCAACCTCACTACCTAGCTCAGAAGCCGCGCTTAAGATCTTCAAGTTTCTTTGTCATCAGGAAATCACACTTAGAGCTTGAGGCTTAGAGACACCATTGGCAGCAGAAAACCCCAGCCCTAACACCTCCGCCTTCAACTTCTACATCTACTTAGGCTTGCAGGAAGGTGGTGTCCATGACATGTGAGGACGgacacaaaagagagagagagagagagagagagagagagagagagagaatacaaacCAGAAAGGAAGGCCTCatctttttattcaaaattttcaagttatatacataagatggaaagaaaaaaaaatctccaccTTGTGTGGAATAGGAGATCAACAAAGCAGAAAAGcttacaacaaaaaaataacaatacaAGGGAATTACATAATCGTATCATTTAATACCTCTTATCCGCTACTGAACAAACTGGAGCATGAAGATAATAAATGCACAGTTTGGACATGAATTAGACTCACCAAGTTGGAGGAGGTTACGACTTCAATACTCAGACTGCTACCAACATATGGCAGCATTCTTGGCCACGACGAATAAATGACATGGGAACTAGAAACAGCAGAGCACAAAGCCCAGCATATAGAAAATCACTATGGCTACAGACCCTTTGCTCCACACGAAGTAGATGGTGGATCTTTTCCGTTCTGTGAAAGCATATCGTAATTGATTGATGCTAGCTGTGATAAGTTCTGCAGCGCAAGAACATGCCATCAGTGGTTGGAAGAAAACTAGAAGGCATCCACAACCAATATGAAACCCTCTCACAAAGACTAAAGTCTTAAAAGGATGTGATTTTACAACAAATGATCTCAAAAGCAGACAGACAATGTGTCCAGAAAACAGTTAATAAATCACCTGCTTCGGGAGCACAGCAAGAATTACCTTTCCTGATTTACCACTATGATCAAAATTTCCAAGAAAACCATATTATTATAGATGTATTGACAGAGTTTTGGATTGACAATTATTCAAATAAGAGCTTGACATTTTTAACGAATTAATAATGTTTATAATTGGACCGATTATACATCCATTCTTCTAAACCTAAAGAGACCTACATTATTCTGGTGAGCGTTAAACTAACCAAAGGCCCGACTAGTTTTTCATAGGATTGATAGTGAGAAACTACCACTGGTTCACTATCTCACTTACAATGAAATTGAAGTCAAATGGATCACATTTAATATGCATTTGTCAGAACTCTGACTTGCCTTGAAGGAGAAGCTTCCAAAGGATAGCTTGCGCGAAGATGAACGACCAAATCTTGACATATCGCCACATTCATCTCCctgaaacattaaaaaaagtatCTTACTTTTCAAGAATAAACAGCTGCCAATCTTGGTGAAAGATGTAGCAAGCAGGTCATATACAGATCAGCAAAAATAAGGCCCTCATGCAACGGAGGAAGCTTTGCAGttaaatttgaacaaataattCAAATAGTTTGCAAACTAGAAAAGAAATCAGTTGGTTAAAAAACACATACATCTGGTTCAGAGTCATTGCTTAATAAGCTTGACCCAGAAATAGTAGAAGCATCTTCACTTGAGCTTGGATCTTCTGCAGTTCGAGTAGACTCTTGAGagcattgagaaacaaaataactaGTATCATCTGGATTATCAGGGTTCGGCACAAAGGCTGCCTACAAAGCAGAAATGGTGGATCTTCTCAGTAATacgattaatatatatatatatatatatatatctcaaaagGAAGAAAGTTGTGAAAACAGAAGACAagaaatgaacaagaagaagagccACATAATCCCCCCAGCAATTCTCAATGCAACAAAAGCCATCATGCTACACAGTCATCCATGCaatggtaaaaaccagacagtAATGCTTGATTTCTTAACATGAACCAGCAGTGACATATCTCAACATCTAACTTGGAATGCTTCTGAAGGCACAGTAACTAGATCCTACCTTCTGCAAAGCAAGGGTCTCCCAATTCGTGCCCTTAAAAAAAGGGTGTGCTTTAACCTGCATATCAGACCATACTTAAGCACGATAATAATAAAATGTGATCTATTCACTTATATATCAAGTTGATTTCTACCTCTGGTGCTCCATTTGCTCCAAGACGTTGATCAGGATCTTGAACAAGAAGTCTGTAAACACCATATCCTTGAAGAATTTAACAGACAAGAAACTCATATACGCAAGAACACATGATAACATTTAAATTGTAAGTTAAAAGCAATTTGACAAAATGATGAACTAATGAGAATTAAGTAGCAAGTACTTAAATATACAACTTGGTACTGCTAAAGTTCTAGAAATCACCATCAATTAGAAAAATCATAACAAAGTGCAAGCTTCAGAAATTGCAACAAGAGTTGGTGATGGAAAAAAAAGAGGTGATTTTTATCCCTTTTTGTATTCAATAATTGCTTAGAGAAACTGATTTAAAACCTAGCCTAGGGCTGCTAGTCACTAATAGTTCACAGTCAATCCAATATCCACAAGAGCAGGGATGGAGGCAGGGGAGGtagcaggggccttggcccctcCACAGACAAAAATTGATAtgtaaaaatttcaaagttttagTTGAACATATATACaaactttgaaaatttctattttggcccctcttaaaattttgaaaccacaGTTCGGCCCCTGCAATGAAAAtttcctggctccacccctgcacAACACACTAGAAAGTAATTTATGAAGAGTCATTCTACATTTGCTTATCCATTACATGCCTGGGAAATCTGCAATTGCAAGTGTTTGTTTGCATATGTTATAAGCTTAACAGAAGTAGATTACAATAAATGTTCAGCTTCTAACAGATATCAATCTGATAATCCAAGGGCCATGAAGATGATGAATTTCATAATACTTTGTTTGATCAATTGAACTCTATCCACAGTAATGATTGCAGAATGtatctcaaaatttcaaatcagaagACCTCTTTCATCTCAAATCATGAATTGAAGTTCTGTCAGTACCACTAATGATTATGAAGCCACTTCTTTCCTGGCATAGGTGATTACTAACTACTAAAACAACCTCAAAGAAAGAGATCAGGAAGACTTGTATCCAACTGTATTAAGAAGAGGTTGAACCAGGAAAAGTAAATGACCTATGATAAGACCATTAATTCATGATCCAGAGAACAACTTTAAAATCTTAGTGGCACTTGCATTTTAAAAATAGTTCCTCATTCATTGCCCATGCTGAACACATCCCCTATGATAGATGGCATGCTAGCCCATAGGGAACCAACAAATATTTAAGATAAGCTGAAAACTTAGCAACAGAGTTTTATATTAGTAAGACTCAGTCTAACAAATATCCGATGACCACATACAAGGTACGAGCACTTGACCAATTTATATGCACCATCTGCAGATTGGGGGGGAGGGGTGGAACATGTATATTAGGAATATAAAAACTAAAACGgcactacacacacacacctgctGATTAAGTCCCTTGCCTCATATGACATTTCGCCAGGAACAGCTGGCCAAGGGATCTTCTGGTTCAGAATGTTGTCAAATATTATCTGGTAGAATAAGCAAACAGTAAGAAACAATTTACAGAAATTATCTTTAAAGTACACACAAAAACCAAGCAGGAAACTTATGAACATGCTAATAAAGATctatgtgaaaaaagaaaagaattataGAGGCTCTGCATACGAATCCAAATACACAGGAGCATGTCTAGCACCTGCATGTGCATGGACTGAATTCCTTTGCTGCATTCATGGACAAAGTTTagcaatttcttcaatttggaGTAAATATATTAGAATAAGCAAAGCACACGGCTTGCTTAAACAGCCACGTTTGGCAATGATACATCATAATTTCAGAAGGAGCTACTGCAAAATGGCATGCAGTTCTACATGTTTAAAACAGGTTCCATTTGATGCTAACCTTGTGGGTTTCATTTGATTGTTCCAtcagaaggagaaggaagataTGGTAAACCCAACTTTGGAGCAATCATATTACGTTTGAAAGGGAAGCAAATAATAGCTTGTGACTTCATAATCAAATTCGCTATTACCATAGATAATCTGGGAATATGGGACGTAGACATAATTGTTGTCAAGAAAGTAAGTATCCCTGTCATCTAGTGCCAAACAAGTAACAATTTTCTGGCTTCCAAATTTTTTAGTATTACCATAAAGAACCTGAGAATATGAGATAGACATAATTattgttaaaaatgcatttgacTTCCCCATTATTTAGTGCAAATTGATGTTCATTATTTATAGCATGAGCAAATTAGAAGTTCAGGTTCTTCTCAAGAGTTAACAATATATCAGTAATACCTGTCGGATGCGACACTGGTACGGGTATGGGATGCCGTCAGACaccaatgttatctgtatcgtacgatacgccgtatcgtataggtcgaagaaacctatacgatacttgttcgatacgcgtgcgtatcgtgcgatacgggcgatacaccacCGTATCGTACTATActggagaaaaattaaaaaggggcccaacggccccttttttgcgtGTTCTTTTAAAAgctacgctcctctctctctctcttttcttgtttctaaacactgcaagagacatgggagggagagattttctccatttgcattaAGCTTTGCCGGTGAAGAACCTTTCTTTCTCGTTGTGGGGATAGTGGGGATGATTGACAAGgattattgttgaatcatgaaagatgataactatatgttttgacttttgaacttatgaattatgatgtaatcgaattctcttcgactgcttattatgttattttgaatgtctcatttcttattttggaatgtgttgttcatacttcatacttcatatacatgaatgttcttttaaatacatttttcatgattttttctgatctttgcttgttttttcggatttttttggattttttatgatttttttctattttttatgattttttaatattttttaaaaattaaaaaattaattttacgatacgttacaatacgtttacgatacgttacgatacggcgtataggtcggccctaCTGATACGCGATATGCTACGCCTTTGATAACATTGTCAGACACAGCCCGAGTATGGGTCAACACGCACCTGGGTACGGTCAATGGACCCATGTCCGTGTCCATCCAAAAATGGACTCGGTCAACATGTCCATTTagaaagatttttttgttttgtatttcattttgaaaacGTTGCCGGGGTCTTTGTTTTGTTCTTCTCCGCCACCATTTGCTGAGGAAGAACTCTTGTGACCTCCAGTAGAAACGATTTGGGCAAATGTTGGCTGATTTGGGCAATTTTTCTTCCGGCAACCTACCTGCATCAACCattattctttttattattgttcttagtagtatttttgtttttctcctcttcttctattGGTCtgtcatttttaatcttttttatcttctttgaaatttatattgtctgccctttctcttttacatttatatgcaatCATTCTCCACGATGTTGAATTGTTCCAGTATTTTCTGTATTTGGT
Proteins encoded in this region:
- the LOC116250991 gene encoding transcription repressor OFP7-like: MGRGFKLRISRVIPSFHSCRSKDALPLAGGPVSVKKLGLSPINQKARDIDFPAFAKTHLSPPPLNPPATPQVVPGVPATNSTRPGLEFVNRLCQLLVREEEEHDVGGGFRWVEEEKWHVFSRVASQTARRKISISCKLADGGPPGSSSLPAKRPPRNLQLRGRRKSARSRRQRELNNLSSDSGWFSSEEDETETLFSSRSLSSDSPEFFQDHVTERVEVCPATWRKKQAWGVRRKLLPCRVEGKVGESFPVVKRSTDPYKDFKMSMIEMITEKQMCDAADLEQLLYCFLSLNAPQHHGVIVRVFSDIWNALLGDPPADAVSR